The following are from one region of the Desulfuromonadaceae bacterium genome:
- a CDS encoding CRISPR-associated endonuclease Cas3'', whose amino-acid sequence MEKFYAHSGHNPDKSDWQGLEEHLLGVAELAEEFASVFDAGEWGRMAGLLHDAGKATAAFQRRLEGSSERVDHSTFGARLAQEHGGRLGLLISYMIAGHHGGLPDGGLQERELHYRLKYGKVPEDAELIPVVDNKRDLLPPFRLNSKDHAGFSLTFFARMIFSCLVDADFLNTEAFCDPEKNADRPVIISGQMSELKKKLDDHLVDLVKGAAPTSVNQYRHEILTQCRIKADLPPQIFSLTVPTGGGKTLSSLTFALDHAVANGQRRVIYAIPFTSIIEQNAQVFRRILGDEAVLEHHCNYKESDDSEGAAYNRRRGLAAENWDAPLVVTTNVQFFESLFSNKTSRCRKLHNIAGSVIVLDEAQAIPTEYLEPCLLALRELVNHYGCSVVLCTATQPALDDQNSIRAALPNIYEIIDSPQQYYDALRRTKVEFVGILPDDELAGRVATENQVLCIVSTKAHARDLYERIQGTDGIYHLSTNMYPEHRRRVLDDIRDRLKAVPKKPCRVISTSLVEAGVDLDFPVVFRAMAGLDSIAQAAGRCNREGLLNNIGAVGRVYVYVPEIPPRMPWLKRCATRAEEVLRSLSGADPIGLAVMRRYFELLYDVQDLDKKQIVRRLNQQLTPALYFPFREVAQDFRLIEDESIGVIIPKEPDAEKLMRQLYFAEHPGAILRKLQQYTVAVRTKEFAILNAAGALEVIDDKFPVLRNLRAYRSDVGLLVDDGEVWNSEELIC is encoded by the coding sequence GTGGAAAAATTTTATGCGCATTCCGGGCATAATCCGGATAAGTCGGACTGGCAGGGGCTGGAAGAGCATCTGCTGGGAGTGGCGGAATTGGCGGAGGAGTTTGCTTCTGTCTTTGACGCTGGGGAGTGGGGGCGGATGGCTGGTCTGTTGCACGATGCCGGAAAAGCGACTGCGGCGTTTCAACGGCGGTTGGAAGGGAGTTCTGAACGGGTCGACCATTCGACATTCGGAGCAAGATTGGCGCAGGAGCATGGAGGGCGTCTCGGGCTGCTAATCTCCTACATGATTGCCGGACACCATGGTGGATTGCCGGATGGTGGTTTGCAGGAAAGGGAGCTTCACTACCGCCTCAAATACGGCAAGGTTCCAGAGGATGCCGAGTTGATCCCGGTTGTCGATAATAAGAGGGATCTTTTGCCACCATTTCGGTTAAACAGTAAAGACCATGCCGGTTTCAGTCTGACTTTTTTTGCCCGGATGATTTTTTCCTGCTTAGTTGATGCCGATTTTCTCAATACCGAGGCTTTCTGTGATCCTGAGAAAAATGCTGACAGACCAGTTATAATCTCGGGCCAGATGTCAGAACTGAAAAAGAAATTGGATGATCACCTTGTCGATCTTGTTAAGGGAGCAGCACCAACATCGGTCAATCAGTATCGTCACGAAATCCTGACACAATGCCGCATCAAGGCAGATTTACCACCGCAGATTTTTTCCCTGACGGTTCCGACCGGTGGCGGCAAAACTCTTTCTTCTTTGACTTTTGCCTTGGATCACGCTGTTGCTAATGGCCAACGACGGGTCATTTACGCAATCCCCTTCACGTCAATCATCGAACAGAATGCCCAGGTTTTTCGTAGAATTCTCGGTGACGAAGCTGTGCTGGAACACCACTGTAATTACAAGGAATCAGATGACTCTGAAGGGGCTGCATACAACCGTCGCCGCGGGTTGGCAGCAGAAAACTGGGATGCTCCATTGGTGGTGACGACCAATGTGCAATTCTTTGAATCGCTGTTCAGCAATAAGACATCGCGCTGTCGCAAACTCCACAACATCGCCGGAAGTGTGATCGTGCTCGACGAGGCGCAGGCAATCCCGACCGAATATCTCGAACCTTGCTTGCTCGCTTTACGTGAATTGGTCAACCATTATGGCTGCTCGGTCGTGCTCTGTACCGCGACTCAACCGGCGCTTGATGACCAGAACAGTATACGGGCAGCTCTACCGAATATTTATGAAATCATCGATAGCCCGCAGCAATACTACGATGCCCTGCGACGCACCAAGGTAGAATTTGTCGGAATCTTGCCTGACGACGAATTGGCTGGCCGGGTTGCGACTGAAAACCAGGTTCTGTGCATTGTTTCTACCAAAGCGCACGCGCGTGACCTGTACGAACGAATACAGGGCACTGATGGCATCTATCATCTTTCGACCAATATGTATCCTGAGCATCGTCGCCGCGTACTTGATGACATTCGTGATCGACTCAAGGCTGTACCCAAAAAACCATGTCGGGTGATTTCGACCTCGCTGGTTGAGGCCGGAGTCGATCTTGATTTTCCCGTGGTTTTCCGCGCCATGGCTGGACTCGATTCCATTGCCCAGGCGGCGGGCCGCTGCAACCGTGAGGGACTGCTCAACAATATCGGTGCAGTCGGCCGGGTTTATGTGTACGTACCGGAAATACCGCCACGCATGCCCTGGCTCAAGCGTTGTGCCACGCGCGCCGAGGAGGTCTTGCGCAGTTTGTCGGGGGCCGACCCCATTGGTCTTGCTGTGATGCGGCGCTACTTTGAATTGCTCTACGATGTGCAGGATCTGGATAAAAAACAGATTGTCCGACGCCTCAATCAGCAACTCACCCCGGCACTTTATTTTCCCTTTCGCGAAGTAGCACAGGATTTTCGTCTTATTGAGGATGAAAGTATCGGCGTCATCATCCCGAAAGAACCGGATGCCGAGAAGCTTATGCGTCAACTGTATTTCGCCGAACATCCGGGGGCGATTCTGCGTAAGCTTCAGCAATATACTGTGGCCGTCAGAACCAAAGAATTTGCCATTTTGAACGCCGCTGGAGCGTTGGAAGTTATTGACGATAAATTTCCGGTTCTTCGGAATTTACGAGCTTACCGAAGCGATGTAGGGTTGCTTGTTGATGACGGCGAGGTTTGGAATTCGGAAGAGTTAATCTGTTGA